The DNA region CGAGAAGACACCGGAGGAGAACCTGGCGTGTGTCAAGCAAGGGCTGCGGAACCTCGGCCGTTATGGACTCGAGAGGGTGTCGGCTGCAGTGGCCGGTCCGCCAATCCTCACCGATGAGGAGTTCGCGGCGATGCCGGAAGAACTGCCCGCCGAAGAGGAACCGTTCGCGGCCTCGGAGGAGGTCTACGATGCGATTATCGAGCGCATTCGCCATAACGCGTCGGCACGGTGTGGCTTCGACGGAGAGACCGGCAAGACCTATCTTCGCGATGGCCGCACCGGCGATCTGTTCCGCTCTCCGGTGACCGTCGGGTACTCCTATCTGATGAAGCTGGAGCACCTTGCCGACGAGAAGGTGCACGCGCGCAGCATCGGTCCCTACTCGCTCGTAACTCAGCAGCCACTCGGTGGCAAGGCGCAGTTCGGTGGCCAGCGCTTCGGCGAGATGGAAGTGTGGGCGCTCGAAGCGTATGGTGCGGCCTACACGCTCCAGGAAATCCTCACCGTCAAGTCCGACGACGTCACCGGGCGCGTCAAGACCTATGAGTCGATCGTCAAAGGGGAGTCGATGGGTGAGCCAGGCGTTCCCGAGTCCTTCAAGATCCTGGTCAATGAACTGCAAAGCCTCTGCCTGCGGGTCACCGTGACCGACAGAGCCAACAAAGAGATCGACCTGAAAGCTCTTGAAGACGACGGGATGGACGATGCGCGTCTGGCGCGCAGCGTGGGTTTCAACCTCTGAGCGCCGTAACCGATATGCGGCGTGACTTCATAACAGTTTGCCCGCAAGGGCGCATAAACACGAAGTTGCGAGGAGAGGCAGCAGGCTAATGGCAGACGTCAGTTCATTCGACAAAATCAGAATCGCCATCGCGTCGCCGGAAGATATCGTAGGCTGGTCGCATGGCGAGGTGCGGAAGCCAGAAACCATCAACTACCGAACCTTCAAGCCCGAGCGTGACGGGCTGTTCTGCGAGCGTATCTTCGGCCCGGTGAAGGACTGGGAGTGCCACTGCGGTCGCTACAAAAAGGTGAAGTACAAGGGCATTATCTGCGAGCGCTGCGGCGTCGAAGTGACCCGACAGAAGGTGCGCCGCGAACGCATGGGGCACATCGAGCTGTGCGCTCCGGTTTGCCACATCTGGTACCTCAAGGGCGTCCCGAGCCCGATCAGCCTCATCCTCGACATTTCTCCACGACTACTCGAGAAGGTCGCTTATTTCGCCTCCTTCATCGTGATTGACATCGATAAGGAAGGCATCGAACAGAACGTCGGCGTGCTGATGAGCGCCATCGAAGAAGAAAAACGCTACGTGGACGAAAACGCCGCCCAGACCGAGGAGGAACTGCGCAAGGCATTCGCCGAGGAGCTGGAGGAAAACAAAGACGTCTACGACGACCACCACATCAAAGAGCGCACGAAGGCGGTTAACGACCGCATCAAGGCCGAGTACCGAGAAGCCGAAGAGCGCAAGGCCGAGATGGAAATCGCACTCGAGATCCTTCAGCGCCTGGAGCGTCGGCAGCTTATCGACGAGGATAAATACCGAGCCGTGGACCGTATGCTCGAGGTCGCCAGTAGGCGAGCGGGCAAGGACTTCACCTCCTTGCTCAGGGCAGGCATCGGCGCGGCGGCCATTCACGACCTGCTAGCGCAGGTGGACCTCGACAGGCTTAGCCGCGAGCTACGGCATGAGATCATCAGCACCTCAGGACCGCGCCGAGCACGAGCTATCAAGAGACTGGAGATCGTGGAGGCTTTGCACAAGTCGCGAAGCCGGCCGGAGTGGATGGTGCTAACTCAAGTGCCGGTCATCTCGCCCGAATTGCGACCCATGGTGCAGCTCGACGGTGGGCGGTTCGCCACCTCGGACCTGAACGACTTGTACCGACGCATCATCAACCGCAACAACCGCCTGAAGAAGATTATCGAGATCCGGGCACCCGAGAGCATCATCAACCACGAGAAGCGCCTGCTGCAAGAAGCGGTGGACGCGCTGATAGACAACGGCCGTCGCACCCGACCCGTGGTGGGCTCCAACAATCGCCCGCTCAAGTCGCTCTCGGATATGCTGAAGGGCAAAGAGGGACGCTTCCGTAAGAACCTGCTCGGCAAGCGAGTGGACTACTCGGGTCGCTCGGTTATCGTGGTGGGCCCCCACCTGCAACTCCACCAGTGCGGTCTGCCCAAGGAGATGGCTCTCGAGCTGTTCAAGCCGCTCGTCATGAAGACGCTCGTCGAAAGAAGCGTCAGCCAGAACATCAAGAGCGCCAAGCGCCTGATTGACCGAATGCACCCGACGGTGTGGGACAGCCTGGAAGACGTTATCGCCGAGCATCCAGTACTACTCAACCGAGCCCCCACGCTTCACCGACTCGGCATTCAGGCCTTCCAGCCCGTCTTGGTGGACGGAAAGGCCATCCAGGTGCACCCCATGGTGTGCCATGCCTATAACGCGGACTTCGACGGAGACCAGATGGCCGTTCACGTTCCGCTCTCTGCGAACGCACAGGCGGAAGCTCGCGTCTTGATGCTCTCCAGTAACAACCTGTTCTCACCGGCCAATGGCCGTCCCATCGTCTCGCCGATCCAGGACATCGTACTCGGCTGTTACTACCTTACGATGCGTAACCGGAAAGCCGAAAAGCGAAAGGTCGTGTTCGGGCGGCCGGACGAGGTGCTGTGCCTTCTGGATATTGGCGAGATCGATCTACACGATCCGGTGGACCTGCGAGTGACGGACCCTGATACCGGCGAGAAGAAAATCATTGAGACGACGCCCGGCAGGATCATCTTCAACGAAGTACTTCCCCCGCAAATGCGGTATCGAGAGAAGTACGCGAACATCCTCCTCACCAAGAAGGCTATCGCCGAGGTGATCAACGACTGTCACCTGCTGGCGGGGTCCGAGGCCACCATCACGCTGCTGGATGCGATGAAGGACCTGGGCTTCCGCTATGCCACCCAGTCCGCCATCACAATCTCGATGACCGACATGGACCCGCCCGAAGCGCGCCACCGCATCATCAGCGAGACGGAGCAGGCGGCAGCACTGGACAAAGAGCGCTACGACCGAGGGATGCTGAACGATCAGGAGCGGCATCGCCGCCTGACAGAGCAGTGGACAAAGGCGTACGATGACGTGGCCAAAGAGATCCTCAAGACCTTCGATCAATACAACCCGTTGATGATTGTCACGGACTCCGGCGCCCGTGGTTCGGTCAAGCAGCTCACCCAGCTTGCCGGGATGCGCGGACTCATCTCCGACCAATTCGGCCGCCTCATCGAGGACTTGCCGATCCGCTCTTCGTTCCATGAGGGTCTGTCCATCTTCGAGTACTTCGTCTCGACCTATGGCGCGCGAAAGGGTTTGGCAGACACCGCACTCCGAACAGCGGACGCTGGTTACCTAACACGCCGCATGGTAGACGTATCGCAGGACGTGATCATCCGGGAGGAAGACTGCGAGACCACCGAGGGCATCACGGTGCAGCGCCTGGAGAAGGATGGCGAGGTGATCGAGAAGTTGGCCGAGCGCGCCGCAGGGCGCACCTCGCTCGCCAGAATTACCGATCCCGAGACGGGCGAACTGATCGTGGACTTGGACGAAGAAATCTCCGACGCCCAGGCCCATATGCTCGAACAAGTGTCCACTCGGTACTGGCAGGCTCTAGAGGAATTGCAGTCCAAGGGCGGGCGCACTTCGCCTGAGGTGCAGAAGCTCCAGGACAAATACCGCGCCGCCGGCTTCAAGATTGACGAGCGGAACAGGCTCGGCGTCGAGATTCGCTCGCCTCTCACCTGCGAACTGGAGCAAGGCATCTGCGCGAAGTGCTACGGGCGTGACCTCGCGCTCGGCAGAACCGTCGAGATCGGTTCGGCCGTCGGCATCATCGCGGCACAGTCCATCGGCGAACCGGGCACGCAGCTGACCATGCGTACCTTCCACACCGGAGGCATCGCGGGTCTCACCATCGCCGGTGTCAAAGAGATGGGCGAGGCCAAGCGCAACATCGCGGAGCTGATGTCCGACGAGGAGCGCGGTCTGGTCCAGTTCTCGGGAGAAGAGATTGTCAAGCTGGATGATGAGCGGCGAAAGGTGGCCGAGGAGTTCTTGCGAGCCGATCCCGCGAGAGCTGGAGACACAGCCCCCACCAAGGCGAAGAAAGAGCGGACCCGCACGTCCGCCGGTGCGAAGGAGACCGAGAAGAGGAAGCACGACGCCACCAAGAGTTGGACGCAGCGACTGGTCAAATTGCTCGAGTCGGAGTTCTCCGGCATCAACCGAGTGGAAGAGTTATTCGAGGCTCGTGGCCGCGGCTACAAGAACCCGAGGGATCCGAAGAAAGGCCCGAAGGGCGAAGCGATCATCACCGAGATCGGTGGCGAAGTGAAGCGCATCGAGACCCGAGATAAGGGTCGCTGGGTGGTCATCGAAGGCGAAGTGGACATCCGCGACTACAGCCCGACGGGTCGCTTCGCCGCAGAGCCGATCAAGGCCGGTAAGGTAGAGATCGAGGCAGGCACAGAGCTGAAGGACAAGCACATCGCCGCCCTACTCAATGAGGGAGTTACCCACATCAAGGTGATGGAGCTGATCCTAGTGCCCTATCGCGGCAAGCTGGAGTTCCAGGAGGGTGACGTGGTGCGTCCCGGAGACCGCCTGACTCCCGGGCCGCTCGACCCGCACAAGGTTCTTCGATTGCGAGGCGTCCGCGGCGTCCAGGAGTACGTCGTGCAGGAAGTGCAGGCCGTGTACAAAGCGCAGGGCGTGGACATCAACGACAAGCACATCGAGGTGATCACTCGCCAGATGCTGCGAAAGCGCAAGGTCCGAGAGCCCGGCGACACCCCGTTCCTTCCGGGTCAGATCGTAGACCGCTTCGTGCTGAAGCGCGAAAACGAGAAAATTCGCAAGATGCGAGAACGCGGCGTCGTGCTGAAATACACGGACCCGGAGACAGGAGAGATCAAGGAGCGTGAGCCTAAGGAAGCTACCGTGGACTGGGTGCTGCTCGGTATCACCGAGGCAGCCCTCGCCACCGAAAGTTTCCTCTCCGCTGCGAGCTTCCAGAAGACCACCAAGGTCTTGACGGACGCCGCGGTGCGCGGAAAGAGCGACGAACTGGTCGGCTTGAAGGAGAACGTGATCATCGGTCGCCTCATTCCGGCAGGCACCGGCTTCCCGGCCTACCGAGAGATGGACATCGAAGTGGATAAAGCTCCCGAATGGGCCGAGCGCTCACTGAACGCGCTGGTAGGACCGGCGCTCGCAGGCGAGGA from Fimbriimonadia bacterium includes:
- the rpoC gene encoding DNA-directed RNA polymerase subunit beta', translated to MADVSSFDKIRIAIASPEDIVGWSHGEVRKPETINYRTFKPERDGLFCERIFGPVKDWECHCGRYKKVKYKGIICERCGVEVTRQKVRRERMGHIELCAPVCHIWYLKGVPSPISLILDISPRLLEKVAYFASFIVIDIDKEGIEQNVGVLMSAIEEEKRYVDENAAQTEEELRKAFAEELEENKDVYDDHHIKERTKAVNDRIKAEYREAEERKAEMEIALEILQRLERRQLIDEDKYRAVDRMLEVASRRAGKDFTSLLRAGIGAAAIHDLLAQVDLDRLSRELRHEIISTSGPRRARAIKRLEIVEALHKSRSRPEWMVLTQVPVISPELRPMVQLDGGRFATSDLNDLYRRIINRNNRLKKIIEIRAPESIINHEKRLLQEAVDALIDNGRRTRPVVGSNNRPLKSLSDMLKGKEGRFRKNLLGKRVDYSGRSVIVVGPHLQLHQCGLPKEMALELFKPLVMKTLVERSVSQNIKSAKRLIDRMHPTVWDSLEDVIAEHPVLLNRAPTLHRLGIQAFQPVLVDGKAIQVHPMVCHAYNADFDGDQMAVHVPLSANAQAEARVLMLSSNNLFSPANGRPIVSPIQDIVLGCYYLTMRNRKAEKRKVVFGRPDEVLCLLDIGEIDLHDPVDLRVTDPDTGEKKIIETTPGRIIFNEVLPPQMRYREKYANILLTKKAIAEVINDCHLLAGSEATITLLDAMKDLGFRYATQSAITISMTDMDPPEARHRIISETEQAAALDKERYDRGMLNDQERHRRLTEQWTKAYDDVAKEILKTFDQYNPLMIVTDSGARGSVKQLTQLAGMRGLISDQFGRLIEDLPIRSSFHEGLSIFEYFVSTYGARKGLADTALRTADAGYLTRRMVDVSQDVIIREEDCETTEGITVQRLEKDGEVIEKLAERAAGRTSLARITDPETGELIVDLDEEISDAQAHMLEQVSTRYWQALEELQSKGGRTSPEVQKLQDKYRAAGFKIDERNRLGVEIRSPLTCELEQGICAKCYGRDLALGRTVEIGSAVGIIAAQSIGEPGTQLTMRTFHTGGIAGLTIAGVKEMGEAKRNIAELMSDEERGLVQFSGEEIVKLDDERRKVAEEFLRADPARAGDTAPTKAKKERTRTSAGAKETEKRKHDATKSWTQRLVKLLESEFSGINRVEELFEARGRGYKNPRDPKKGPKGEAIITEIGGEVKRIETRDKGRWVVIEGEVDIRDYSPTGRFAAEPIKAGKVEIEAGTELKDKHIAALLNEGVTHIKVMELILVPYRGKLEFQEGDVVRPGDRLTPGPLDPHKVLRLRGVRGVQEYVVQEVQAVYKAQGVDINDKHIEVITRQMLRKRKVREPGDTPFLPGQIVDRFVLKRENEKIRKMRERGVVLKYTDPETGEIKEREPKEATVDWVLLGITEAALATESFLSAASFQKTTKVLTDAAVRGKSDELVGLKENVIIGRLIPAGTGFPAYREMDIEVDKAPEWAERSLNALVGPALAGEELEDDLSLVTRGLTLSQLAQEEAQIREEDGEEPPHENNGPPDDLDSSDAGSTSLDTIVSHMEGNGVSVPDALETLNEDAPQA